From the Luteitalea sp. genome, the window CATGTTCCGCGCATCCCGCGCCAGGCACCAGGTGAAGGTCATCGGGTTGATACGCAGAATCAGCTCCACGAAGAGATCATCGACACCGGGCTCGCGCAGATCTATCAGTCTCATCTCGAGGTCGGCGAGCGGATGGCGGCGGAGGTGGGCATCGCGATCAACAAAACACTCCTCGACGGCAAGCCCTTCCAGAAGATCCTCGACCACGCGCGCAAGACGAAGCCCTGGCTCCTCGTGGTGGGGCGGATCGGCGTCCACAGCCCGAAGGACGAGAAGGGGCTGGGGAGCAACGCGGAGAACATTCTTCGCGCCGCGCCGTGCGATGTCCTCCTCTCCACGCGCCTCGAAGTGCCCCGGCTCGACGTGCGCGCCGAGGAGAGCGTCCGATGGACGCCCGAAGCCGAAGAGCGGATGAAGCACGTGCCCGAGCAGGTCAAGGGGATCGCGCGCACCGGCGTCCTTCGCGTGGCGCTCGAAAAGGGGCATTCGGTGGTTACCAGCGCGGTGATAGACGAGGCGATGGATCGGTTCATGCCGAAGAGCGCCTCGGCCGCGACCAAGGCGCTGGCCGAGGCGGTGGCCCTCGAGCGGGCGAAGTCCGGCCCCGTGTCGATGTGCCGGGCGTGCGGCGTCACGGCTAGGCAGAGCGACCCCGTGAAGTGCGCGGTCTGCGGTGCCGCGGATTTCGAGGTGATCTCCCGCGAGATGATCGAGAGGATCGCAGCGGTGGAGGGAGGTCTCCAGGAGGAGACCACGTACGACGGCCGCAAGCTCCGATGGACGGAGGATGCCAGGAAGGGCCTCTGGACCATGAAGAACGCCTATCAGCGCCGCCGCGTCAAGGCGCGTGTCGAAAAGCGCGCGCGCATGGTGAAGCTCGACGCAATCACGCTCGAATTCGCCCGACAGGTGATCGAGGAGGAGACGGGGGCGCCGCTCGAGATTCAGGCCTCCTCCACCGACATGACGCGAGCGCGCGGGGCTGAACCCGCCAACACTGGCACTGGTGCGGCGAGCGAGGCCAGGCTCATTGCTCGCGACGACAGGAAGAACCCGTTGATCTCGACATTCGACTGGACGAGCGAAGCCGCGCAGCGGATCTTCCGCGTTCCGGCCGGTTTCATGCGGAGCAAGACACAGGAGCGGATCGAGGAGCTTGCGCGGGAGCGCGCCGCGGCGATAATCGACCTTCCGCTCGTCGAGGAGGGAATCGAGATCGGCAAGCGGATGATGGCGGAGATGATCGCGGCTCGGGAGGCCGGGGCAGCGCAGGCTGCGGCGGCCCCGGCCGCGAAGGGCAGCGGCTACCTCAACGAAGTGAGCTCGCTGGCACCTCCTCGCGAACCTAAGCCCAGAGCTCACTCGAATGGTCAGTCGTAGCGCAAGCCTTTAGGCCTGCCCTGCGAGACTTCGCGCTGTGATTGGCAGGCCTAAAGGCCTGCGCTACGAGGACCCCGATGACGGCGTATCGCTTTTGCCGCACGGACGACATCGCGCTTCTCGTCGACGCGCTGAATCACTGCTGGTCTCCGTACTTTCAAGACGAGCCTTCCATGACGCCAGCCGCGTTCAAGCGGTCGATCCGCGACCTTCAGGTCTGGTGCAGCAGCTGCATGGTCGCCTTCTCGGGCGCGGACCCGATCGGCGTGCTGATCGGCGCCAAGCGGCCGTCCGGTACTCTCGTCCACAAGATCGCCGTCCATCCGGATCATCGGCGACAGGGTCATGGCCGCCACCTGCTCGACTCGCTCGGCTCGAAGCTGGCGATTCTCGGCCCGCCTCGTATCATCGCCCAAATCCCCGAGGCTCTCGCTCCTGCCTGCGAGCTGTTCAGCGCAAGGGGATATGTCCCGGAAGCGCTCCTGACAGACTACGTCTTGACGCGTGAAGAGGACGATGCGCGCGAGGTAGTCGGCCACTTCGTGATCCCTGTCACGGTCGACGATCTCGCCGCGAATGGTCTCCTTGGGGAGGATCATCCGCAGGTGTGCTGGCAGCGCTCGGTCGAGACCCTCACTGCGAGGAAGGACGATATCGCAGGACTCGCTGTCGCCTCCGACGAGCGAATTGAGGCCTACCTCCTTTACGTGAAGTGCGGAGTGGGCCCGGAGACGAACGCGAGCGCCCCGGACGTGGAGATTGTGTCGCTCCGCTCTTTCATCGAGGACGGTGGAGTCCGTTTGAGGCAACTGCTCTCTCGGCTCCGCGCGCGAGGCATGAAGACTTTCCGGTTCCCAAAGGTGCACCCGGCGGAGATCTCAAAGGAGCTCCTGGAAACGCTCGGTTTCCGCGCCGCCGGCGGACATCGACTGTACGCAACGAGAGCGCGGTCCGACTAGCAGTCGATGGCGCAGGTCCGTGGTCGAGGGAAGGGCCCGTGGTGCTCCGGGACGATACCAGGGATAGGGACCCACCCTGTTGCAAGAATCGACCCCCCTCAAACGTCTTAGATCAATAAAGGAGTTGAGTGCTGTCGCTACGGAGGCCGGTGCGTTCGACTGGGCCTGACGCCCAGCGGTGCTTTCGCACTGCGTACCGTGCGTATTTTCTCCAAATTCGGCGCTACACGGGACGCCTCTCGGGTGACCCAGCGCAGGCGGAGGATCTCGCGCAGGATGTCTTCGTGCGCCTGTGGAAGGTGCTATGGTGGGCTGGTGGAAGTCAGCATGGCGCGGAAGGCGACCGAGGACATCCACGCGTCGTTGGTGAATGCCTCTATGTTCAACCCGGATGCGGAGCTCCTGCCGACGCTCCGTACACAACCCGTCCCTATCGCGCGGCTGGCTGCGCCTCGCGTCCCCGCCGCACGCGCGCTCGCCCCGGTGATGGCGCTCGACGCCGACCGTGCCGAGTTGAACGTGCGCTACATTCTGTACCGGTATGTGCCCGCGGGCTGCTTCGAACGGGGCGCCTGGCGCAAGACCGCGCGCGCGTTTCATCTCGAGGTCGTCGTCGGCGATGAGACGTGCCGCACGCAGAGCGAGCCTCAGCTCATCGCTCGCACGGCGGAGCTCGGCGCCACCGTGGAGGTGCGGGTGGCTGGCGGCTCGTCGGTTCCAGAGGCGCGTCCGAACGCCGCGGCTTCAGTGGACACCGACACGCTCGATATGACGACTCTCCACAGCATCCCGCTCTACCCGCGCGTGTACGAGGTCTACGGACATGAGGATGACGGCCAGACAGCCGAGGCACGCGTCCGCGACTTCGTCGAGCAGACACGGGTGCGGGCCAAGCGTCTGGTCGCGTCCACCCAGGCGCTCGGGCGACTCTCCCATCGGTGGTCGCAGGAGACGTTGGCGCGCCTCGGGGCCACCTCGACCTCCACGTGGCTCACGCTCCTTGGAGCACAGGGGCGAGCCGTCGCCCAGGAGGCGGTCATGCTGATCGCGCACCTGCGGCCCGTGCTGAACGAGCTCTCTACGGTGCCGTTGCCGAACCTCGATACACAGGGCATCCTCACGTATCCACGGGACTTTGCCGACGCGCCCGATGGCCTCGAGCTTCAGCGATTTCTCACCGAGAATGCCTTGACGCTTGGCAATGTGCGGGACGTCGTTGAGCACATACAGATCCATGCGTCCGGCACCGATCGCGTCCTTCGCGCAGTTCTCACTCCGGCACGCTCTCCGGATGACGACCTACAGGATCACGTCGCGGAGATCGTGCAGGAGCTGCGCACGGTAGCGTGGCTCGCTCGGCTCCTGCAATTACCGGCCTTCTATCCTCGTGACGCTGATGTGGGCGGTTCCCAACACCACGATGCATCGTGACGCGTAAGGGCCGGACAGATGGCGAATCGGGAGCACGAGGCCATCACCTGTTTTCATGAGACCGCAGATGAAGAGGAGAGAGGAATGACGCCCCCACGTGTTTGCTGGATTGTTCTCTTTGTCTTCTGTGCGCTGATCGGTTCCTCGCGCATGTCGTTCGCGCAGGTTGGCGATACCGGACAGATCGAAGGGACCGTTACCGACACGACGGGCGCGGTGTTGCCAGGCGTTGCCGTGACGGCCACAGCCGACGCCACGAATCGCACGCAGACCACGGTGACGAACGACGCGGGACGGTATACGTTTCCAGCGTTAACCATCGGTCGGTACACGATTCAGGCGGAGCTATCGGGGTTCACCACCGCGGTCGGGCACGTCAGTCTGCGAGTCCAGGAAGTAGCAGTGGTGGACGTGGCCCTGGAGGTCGGACAGATGTCCGAACAGGTGGAGGTCACGACGACCGAGCCGCTGCTCGAAACGACCCGGGGGAGCCAAGGGCAGGTCATCGACAGTGAGCGCATCCAGCAGCTTCCGCTGAACGGGCGGGACTATGCGCAATTGGCGCTCCTGTCGCAGGGAACGGTCCAGCCGATCGGCGGCCGGTTCGGCGGCTTCAGCGCCGCGGGCCAGCGCACCACGCAGAACAACTACTTGCTCAACGGTGTCGACAACAACGATATGGAGATCGCCGCGCAGGGCGAGCAGGCGGAGGTCGTCAAGCCGATTGTGGACGCCGTCGAGGAATTTCGGGTCGAAACGAACGGCTACTCGGCAGAATTCGGCAGGGCCACGGGCGGCGTCCTCAACCTGAAAGTCAAGTCAGGCACCAACGCCTTCCACGGGTCGCTGTGGGAGTTTCTGCGCAACGATGCGCTGGATGCACGAGATTTCTTCAACACCCACGACCAGCCACAGGCCCCCTTCAAACGCAACCAGTTCGGCGGCGCGCTCGGCGGCCCCGTCCTGCGAGACACGCTGTTCTTCTTCAACGCGCTGGAATGGCAGCGCCGCCGGGAGTCCAACACGATCGTCAGCAACCTGCCCACGGCGAAGATGCGCCAGGGGGATTTTTCGGAGCTCAGCGCGCCGATCTTCGACCCGGCGACGTTCGACCCCGCGACGGGAACCCGCCAGCCGTTCCGTGGCAATATCATTCCGGCCGACCGGATTGACCCCACCGCCCGACAACTGGTCGATCTCGTTCCGGGACCGCAAACGAGCGACCTTACACGCAATGTCACGTTCAACTCGCCCCAGGGCTTCAACGAGTTCAAGGTGGATACGCGCGTCGACTGGAACGTGAGGTCACGTGACCATGCCGCCTTTACGGTTGACTACAGCGACCGCGATCAGTTCCCCACCCCAGGCTTCGAGGGCGTGTTGGGCGGCGGTCAGGCGTTCACCTTTGATGGCACGGTCGTCAGTGCCCAATGGAATCACACGTTCAGCCCCAATCTCGTCACCACCACGAAAGCGGCGTGGAACCGTCGCTATACCGCCATCACCTCGGCCACGGCCGCGGCCGGCACCAACCTCGCGTCCCAAGTAGCCCTTGCAGGCGTGGATCAGGAGATTGCTGGGTCGCCTGTGTTTGGCATGGAAGGCTTCAGGACCCTGGGCGGCTCCAACTTCAATCCCAATCTGGCCCAATCGCAGAACCGACAGGTCGTGAGCGACACGACCTGGATCACAGGCAACCATCAGGTGCAGTTTGGCGTGAACATTCAACGGCTCCAGAGCTTCTTGACGAACCCGCAACAGCAGTTGGGCAATTTCCAGTTCAATGGGAGCTTTACCCGCAACCCGGATGGCAATGCGGGCGGCAGTGCGTTTGCTGATTTCCTCTTGGGGATGCCAAGCACGACCACGGTGTCCACCAACGTCTTCATGAACTTGCGAAGCTGGCAGCATGCCGCCTACGTGCAGGATACGTGGCGGCCGACGCCGAACCTCACGCTCAACCTCGGCCTCCGCTACGAAGTGTTCCTGCCGTGGCAGGACAAGCAGGACGGCCTGGCCAACTTCGATCCGGACCTGAGCCACGCGCCCCAGGCCGAGCTGATTCTGGCGGCAGACGGCGACAGTCGCGTGGATCGTGCGC encodes:
- a CDS encoding GNAT family N-acetyltransferase → MTAYRFCRTDDIALLVDALNHCWSPYFQDEPSMTPAAFKRSIRDLQVWCSSCMVAFSGADPIGVLIGAKRPSGTLVHKIAVHPDHRRQGHGRHLLDSLGSKLAILGPPRIIAQIPEALAPACELFSARGYVPEALLTDYVLTREEDDAREVVGHFVIPVTVDDLAANGLLGEDHPQVCWQRSVETLTARKDDIAGLAVASDERIEAYLLYVKCGVGPETNASAPDVEIVSLRSFIEDGGVRLRQLLSRLRARGMKTFRFPKVHPAEISKELLETLGFRAAGGHRLYATRARSD